In Pedobacter heparinus DSM 2366, the following are encoded in one genomic region:
- a CDS encoding cysteine desulfurase family protein: MERVYLDNAATTPLDKEVMAEMVNVMRNYYGNPSSIHAQGREVRTLIEKARKTVAGLLNATPAEIFFTSGGTEADNTAIRCGIAAYNIKHAITSKIEHHAVEHTLNMMLEQGVIDKLSFVDIDEKGNVDYVHLEELLKNNERSFVSLMHANNELGTLTDIERVGDLCEQYAAIYHCDTVQTMGHYKHDVRKLKAHFMVCAAHKLHGPKGVGFLFVNHNVKISPMIFGGAQERNMRGGTENVYGIVGLAKALEIAYAEMENHQQHIQELKDYLKLKLNEIPDVYFNGETDSEKSLYTVLSVSFPAMDMADMLLFNLDINGISASGGSACSSGSNIGSHVLTGIHADPNRPSVRFSFSKYNTKEELDYVVEKVKEIVDKNVAV, from the coding sequence ATGGAACGGGTTTATTTAGATAATGCCGCCACCACGCCTTTGGATAAGGAAGTGATGGCGGAGATGGTAAATGTAATGCGCAATTATTACGGAAACCCGTCATCTATTCATGCACAGGGGCGTGAAGTCCGTACCTTAATTGAAAAGGCCCGCAAAACGGTTGCTGGGCTGTTAAACGCAACGCCTGCCGAGATATTTTTTACCTCTGGAGGTACGGAGGCTGACAATACGGCCATCCGTTGCGGTATTGCAGCCTATAACATCAAACATGCCATTACTTCTAAAATAGAACATCATGCGGTAGAGCATACGCTTAACATGATGCTGGAACAGGGAGTGATAGACAAGCTTAGCTTTGTAGATATAGATGAAAAAGGTAATGTTGATTATGTGCACCTTGAAGAACTCCTGAAAAACAATGAGCGCTCTTTTGTATCACTGATGCATGCCAATAATGAACTGGGTACCTTAACAGATATAGAACGGGTTGGCGACCTCTGTGAACAATATGCTGCAATTTACCATTGTGATACTGTGCAAACGATGGGACATTACAAACATGATGTAAGAAAATTAAAAGCCCATTTTATGGTGTGTGCGGCACATAAGCTGCATGGCCCTAAGGGAGTCGGTTTCTTATTTGTAAACCACAATGTCAAAATAAGTCCGATGATATTTGGCGGTGCTCAGGAGCGCAATATGCGTGGGGGCACAGAGAATGTGTACGGAATTGTAGGTTTGGCTAAAGCCCTGGAAATTGCTTATGCCGAAATGGAAAACCATCAGCAGCACATTCAGGAATTAAAGGATTACCTTAAGCTTAAACTGAATGAAATTCCCGACGTATATTTTAACGGGGAAACGGATTCAGAAAAGAGTTTATATACCGTACTGAGTGTTTCTTTCCCAGCAATGGATATGGCCGATATGCTGTTGTTTAACCTGGACATTAATGGCATTTCGGCCTCTGGCGGCAGTGCGTGTTCCTCCGGTTCCAATATTGGCTCGCATGTGCTTACGGGTATTCATGCCGATCCTAACCGCCCTTCGGTTCGCTTTTCTTTCAGCAAATACAATACTAAAGAAGAGCTGGATTATGTAGTTGAAAAAGTTAAAGAGATTGTAGATAAAAATGTAGCGGTTTAA
- the accD gene encoding acetyl-CoA carboxylase, carboxyltransferase subunit beta, producing MAWFKREKKGISTSTEEKKEAPDGLWNKCPNCKKALHSADLLENKYVCQYCNYHLRVGSKEYFQVLFDNNQFTELFPNLTSGDPLNFTDSKPYTERLIESMAKTGLKDAIRAAHGKIEGEDLVVACMDFNFIGGSMGSVVGEKIARSIDYSIKHKIPFLMISKSGGARMMEAAFSLMQMAKTSAKLALLSQAKIPYISLLTDPTTGGVTASYAMLGDINIAEPGSLIGFAGPRVIKETIKKDLPKGFQTAEFVLEHGFLDFIVDRRAMKAKLAAFLKMMKN from the coding sequence ATGGCTTGGTTTAAGAGAGAAAAAAAAGGTATCAGTACATCAACAGAAGAAAAGAAAGAGGCACCAGACGGTTTATGGAATAAGTGCCCGAATTGTAAAAAGGCTTTACATAGTGCTGACCTGCTAGAGAATAAATATGTTTGCCAATACTGCAATTATCATTTGCGTGTGGGTTCCAAAGAATATTTCCAGGTATTGTTCGACAACAATCAGTTCACAGAACTATTTCCGAACCTGACCTCGGGCGACCCCCTGAACTTTACAGACAGCAAACCCTATACAGAAAGGCTAATAGAAAGCATGGCTAAAACCGGCTTAAAGGATGCTATAAGAGCTGCTCATGGTAAAATAGAGGGTGAAGACCTGGTAGTGGCCTGTATGGACTTTAACTTCATTGGCGGATCGATGGGCTCGGTAGTTGGTGAAAAGATTGCCCGTTCTATTGATTATAGCATTAAACACAAAATCCCTTTCCTGATGATTTCAAAATCAGGTGGTGCAAGAATGATGGAAGCTGCATTTTCATTAATGCAAATGGCTAAAACATCGGCCAAACTGGCTTTGTTAAGTCAGGCTAAAATCCCGTATATTTCTTTATTGACCGACCCTACCACTGGTGGTGTAACTGCTTCCTATGCTATGCTGGGCGACATCAATATCGCTGAACCAGGTTCATTAATAGGTTTTGCGGGTCCCAGGGTGATTAAAGAAACTATCAAAAAAGATTTACCTAAAGGCTTCCAGACTGCCGAATTTGTTTTGGAACACGGCTTTTTAGATTTCATAGTAGACCGCAGGGCAATGAAAGCGAAACTGGCGGCTTTCCTTAAAATGATGAAGAATTAA
- the fbaA gene encoding class II fructose-bisphosphate aldolase → MSLKGYKGVIYGDAVQELFEQAKKHQFALPAVNVTGTNTINAVMETAKAVNSPVMIQLSNGGAQFYAGKTLNNDNLKACVLGAVSAAKHVHLLAEHYGVAVVLHTDHAAKKLLPWIDGLLDHGEKFFAEHGKPLFSSHMLDLSEESIEENMEISAKYLARMAKMGMTIEIELGVTGGEEDGVDNSDVDSSKLYTQPSEVAYAYEELSKVSDKFTVAAAFGNVHGVYKPGNVKLQPVILKNSQDYIREKFGLTAEKPINFVFHGGSGSSQEEIREAISYGAIKMNIDTDMQWAFWEGILDYYKANEAYLQGQIGNPDGEDKPNKKYYDPRVWLRKGEEAFVARLTQAFEDLNCKDASDKL, encoded by the coding sequence ATGAGTTTAAAAGGCTATAAAGGCGTAATTTACGGAGATGCCGTTCAGGAATTGTTTGAACAGGCTAAGAAACATCAATTTGCATTACCTGCAGTTAATGTTACCGGAACCAATACCATCAATGCTGTGATGGAAACTGCCAAAGCAGTTAATTCACCGGTTATGATCCAACTTTCTAACGGTGGTGCACAGTTTTATGCAGGGAAAACATTAAATAATGATAACTTAAAAGCCTGTGTACTAGGTGCAGTATCTGCAGCTAAACATGTTCATTTACTGGCAGAGCATTATGGTGTTGCAGTGGTATTGCATACAGACCATGCCGCAAAAAAATTGTTGCCATGGATAGACGGATTGCTTGATCATGGTGAAAAATTCTTTGCTGAACATGGTAAACCATTGTTTTCTTCCCATATGCTCGATCTTTCGGAAGAGTCAATTGAAGAAAATATGGAAATCTCTGCTAAATACTTAGCGCGTATGGCTAAAATGGGCATGACCATCGAAATTGAACTTGGCGTTACCGGCGGAGAGGAAGATGGCGTAGATAACAGCGATGTAGATAGCTCTAAATTATATACGCAACCTTCTGAAGTAGCTTATGCTTATGAAGAACTGAGCAAGGTAAGCGATAAATTTACAGTAGCTGCAGCATTTGGTAACGTTCATGGTGTATACAAACCGGGTAATGTTAAATTACAACCGGTTATCCTTAAAAACTCTCAGGATTACATCAGGGAGAAATTTGGCCTCACTGCCGAAAAACCTATCAATTTTGTTTTCCATGGTGGTTCTGGTTCTTCTCAAGAAGAGATCAGGGAAGCAATTTCCTATGGTGCCATTAAAATGAATATCGATACCGATATGCAATGGGCGTTCTGGGAAGGTATTCTGGATTATTATAAAGCCAATGAAGCTTATCTTCAAGGGCAAATTGGCAACCCGGATGGCGAAGATAAACCAAATAAAAAATACTATGACCCACGTGTTTGGTTACGCAAAGGTGAAGAAGCTTTTGTGGCCCGTTTAACTCAGGCTTTTGAAGACCTGAACTGTAAAGATGCCAGCGACAAGTTGTAA
- a CDS encoding low affinity iron permease family protein — MNKKEGKNNSLFERFANAATTFTGSSAAFITATAIVVIWALSGPVFNYSETWQLVINTGTTIITFLMVFLIQKAQNKDGKAIQLKLNELIAAHERASNRMVDIEDLTERELDQLHKFYVTLADLAKKENDIHCSHSIDAAGEIHEIKRKVKTISKKIHGSTARKQDQK, encoded by the coding sequence ATGAATAAAAAAGAAGGAAAAAATAACAGTTTATTTGAACGTTTTGCTAATGCTGCAACTACCTTTACGGGCAGTTCAGCCGCTTTTATTACCGCTACCGCTATTGTGGTGATATGGGCTTTAAGCGGGCCCGTATTCAATTATTCAGAAACCTGGCAGCTTGTGATCAATACCGGAACAACCATTATTACCTTTCTGATGGTGTTTTTAATTCAAAAAGCACAGAATAAAGATGGAAAAGCCATCCAGTTAAAACTGAATGAACTGATTGCTGCTCATGAACGTGCAAGCAACAGGATGGTCGATATTGAGGACCTGACTGAAAGGGAGCTTGACCAGTTGCATAAATTTTATGTAACGCTGGCAGACCTTGCTAAAAAGGAAAATGACATTCATTGTTCTCATTCCATAGATGCTGCCGGGGAAATCCACGAAATTAAAAGAAAAGTAAAAACTATATCAAAAAAAATTCATGGAAGCACTGCTCGTAAACAAGATCAAAAATAA
- a CDS encoding GNAT family N-acetyltransferase — MEALLVNKIKNKEELEKAFAIRKKVFVEEQNCPPELEWEHEEESIHFLAEINGEACGACRWRKTDEGYKLERFAVLKEFRGKRIGQALVAAALADLPENAHYIYVHSQLDAMRMYSRFGFMAEGEQFEEAGIQHFKMVKKS; from the coding sequence ATGGAAGCACTGCTCGTAAACAAGATCAAAAATAAGGAAGAGCTGGAAAAAGCATTTGCGATAAGGAAGAAGGTATTTGTAGAAGAACAGAACTGTCCGCCAGAACTGGAATGGGAACACGAAGAGGAATCGATCCATTTTCTTGCCGAAATTAACGGAGAAGCCTGTGGGGCATGCCGCTGGCGTAAAACTGACGAAGGTTATAAACTGGAACGTTTTGCTGTTTTAAAAGAGTTCAGGGGCAAAAGAATAGGGCAGGCCCTGGTAGCTGCGGCACTGGCAGATTTGCCAGAAAATGCCCACTACATTTACGTGCATTCACAATTGGATGCGATGCGGATGTATTCAAGGTTTGGCTTTATGGCCGAAGGTGAACAATTTGAAGAAGCAGGAATCCAGCATTTTAAAATGGTAAAAAAAAGCTAG
- a CDS encoding hydroxymethylglutaryl-CoA lyase yields MRQKPVKLIECPRDAMQGIHDFIDTDLKAAYINLLLQVGFDTIDFGSFVSPKAIPQLRDTAAVLAKLDLGTTRSKLLAIVANLKGVEAACSYPEISYLGFPFSISETFQQRNTNSGIAQSTDTVKRLLESCEKWQKTAVIYISMGFGNPYGDEWNPEIVEKWAAELVGQGAKILALSDTTGISSPEKIRAIVPGLIRHYPDVEVGLHLHSTPNTRYEKMQAAYESGCRRFDSALKGFGGCPMASDDLTGNMATEELIYYLQTKDEHLGLDMEKWQEALRFSAKIFH; encoded by the coding sequence ATGAGACAAAAACCAGTTAAATTAATAGAATGCCCAAGAGATGCCATGCAGGGCATACATGACTTTATTGATACTGACCTTAAAGCCGCCTATATTAACCTGTTGCTGCAGGTAGGCTTTGACACCATAGACTTTGGTAGCTTTGTATCCCCAAAAGCCATTCCCCAACTGCGTGATACGGCAGCGGTTTTAGCAAAACTGGACCTGGGCACAACACGTTCAAAGCTATTGGCTATTGTAGCTAATTTAAAGGGTGTTGAAGCTGCCTGTTCATATCCGGAGATCAGTTACCTGGGCTTCCCCTTCTCTATCTCAGAAACCTTCCAGCAACGCAATACCAATTCGGGCATTGCACAATCCACAGACACTGTTAAACGACTGCTGGAAAGTTGTGAAAAGTGGCAAAAAACAGCAGTAATTTATATATCTATGGGATTTGGCAATCCTTATGGCGATGAATGGAACCCTGAAATTGTTGAAAAATGGGCCGCCGAACTGGTTGGTCAGGGAGCTAAAATCCTGGCTTTATCAGACACTACCGGTATATCCTCGCCTGAAAAGATCAGGGCAATTGTACCGGGTCTGATCAGACATTATCCTGATGTGGAAGTCGGCCTGCATTTACACAGTACCCCAAATACACGTTATGAAAAGATGCAGGCAGCTTATGAAAGTGGTTGCAGGCGTTTTGACAGTGCATTAAAAGGCTTTGGTGGTTGTCCGATGGCCAGTGATGATTTAACTGGCAATATGGCTACAGAAGAGCTTATCTATTATTTACAGACTAAAGACGAGCATTTAGGTTTGGATATGGAAAAATGGCAGGAAGCCCTCCGCTTCTCTGCCAAAATATTTCACTAG
- a CDS encoding NAD(P)/FAD-dependent oxidoreductase has protein sequence MEQHFPKGNKPRIVIVGGGFGGIELAKKLRNKNVDVMLLDKHNYHTFQPLLYQVATGGLEADSIAFPLRKIFKGQKNLTFRVTEVHKVDAAENTIETSIGMIDYDHLVLATGSTSNFFGQAEIEYNAMPMKSIPEALNLRSLILQNLEAAQIAADPLLRAQLLNFVVVGGGPTGVETAGALAELKKHVLKNDYPELNIDDVNIYLIEGSPELLGAMSVQAQQKSADFLHELGVTIMNNARVSAYDGAMLSLVDGQHIPSSTVIWSAGVKGVVLDGLNAEKVVRGNRLKVNEINLVDGYTNIYALGDVAAMITDEFPNGHPGVAPAAIQQGKLLAKNLMNIIEKKPTEPFKYFDKGAMATVGRNRAVVDLHKIRFQGVFAWFTWMFVHLMTLVGFRNKLVVFVNWVWSYFSYDRGTRLIIRPFLKEKSTDEELAVQNETKTS, from the coding sequence ATGGAGCAACATTTCCCAAAAGGCAACAAACCAAGAATTGTAATTGTAGGTGGTGGATTTGGAGGAATTGAACTGGCCAAAAAACTACGCAATAAAAACGTAGATGTGATGCTGCTGGATAAGCACAATTACCATACCTTCCAGCCCCTGCTCTATCAGGTGGCTACAGGAGGTTTAGAAGCTGATTCTATCGCTTTCCCCTTGCGTAAAATATTCAAGGGGCAAAAGAACCTGACTTTCAGGGTTACAGAAGTACACAAAGTAGATGCTGCCGAAAATACCATTGAAACTTCGATCGGCATGATTGACTATGACCATCTTGTACTTGCTACAGGCTCAACCAGTAATTTTTTCGGACAGGCAGAAATTGAGTACAATGCCATGCCCATGAAATCAATTCCTGAAGCGCTAAACCTCAGGAGTTTAATTTTACAGAACCTGGAAGCTGCACAAATAGCCGCAGACCCGCTGTTGCGGGCGCAACTGCTGAATTTTGTGGTGGTTGGTGGCGGCCCCACAGGTGTGGAAACTGCGGGGGCACTGGCCGAGCTAAAAAAACATGTACTTAAGAATGACTATCCTGAACTTAATATTGATGATGTAAATATTTACCTGATTGAAGGGTCGCCGGAATTGCTGGGCGCCATGTCTGTACAGGCCCAACAAAAATCAGCCGATTTTCTTCATGAACTTGGGGTGACCATCATGAACAATGCCCGCGTTTCTGCTTATGATGGTGCTATGCTGAGCCTGGTTGACGGACAGCACATCCCTTCCTCAACGGTCATCTGGTCGGCCGGTGTTAAAGGGGTGGTTTTAGATGGCCTGAATGCCGAAAAGGTAGTAAGGGGCAACCGGCTGAAAGTAAATGAGATTAACCTGGTAGATGGCTATACCAATATTTATGCCCTTGGCGATGTAGCCGCCATGATCACTGATGAGTTTCCTAACGGACATCCCGGTGTTGCCCCTGCAGCCATACAGCAGGGAAAGCTGCTGGCAAAAAACCTGATGAACATCATTGAAAAAAAGCCAACAGAACCCTTTAAATATTTCGATAAGGGCGCAATGGCCACCGTTGGCCGGAACAGGGCGGTGGTAGATTTGCACAAGATCAGATTTCAGGGTGTATTTGCCTGGTTCACCTGGATGTTTGTACATTTGATGACCTTAGTGGGCTTTAGAAATAAACTGGTGGTATTTGTAAACTGGGTATGGAGCTATTTTAGTTACGACAGGGGTACCAGGTTGATCATCCGCCCATTTTTAAAAGAAAAAAGTACAGACGAGGAATTAGCCGTACAAAATGAGACAAAAACCAGTTAA
- the secDF gene encoding protein translocase subunit SecDF, protein MQGKGLIKFLAILLGIVCVYYLSFNFVTSKVEKDAKAYAKGDVEKEKAYLDSMATVPVYPLFGFNYQFCKSKEIKLGLDLKGGMNVTMEISLGELVKSLASNTDDVNFNKALSNAQQQLNAGGKDFISLFVNEYEKLAPGKNLVDFFSNQDNAKLLKPNASNNEVKSFLSKEATSAIDRSFIIIRSRIDGFGVVSPNMQKQEGTNRILIEMPGVQDKERVHKLLQGSAELQFWQVYQNEEVYPVLENINKTLALTLKDTTTATGAAKDTTAKSGSKLAGLAKKADAKDSLSLKNNEAAKSNPLFAVLTPPTYQSENGQPALRPGPVVGWTAQKDTAKVNAFFKRPEIAAIIPQSYKFMWSAKPADLGVANTSKIFELYAIKVTSLDGKPDLGGEAISDARHDYDQKGKPEVTMYMTGDGAAKWKKITAEASADANNKKAIAIVLDNTVYSAPTVQNEIPNGISSITGNFTVNDTQDLANILKAGKLPAPARIVGEFVVGPSLGEVAIHNGLLSFVLAFVVILIFMALYYNKAGWVANLALVINLFFIMGILVSLGAVLTLPGIAGIVLVIGLSVDANILIFERVREELTLGKSTPAAIKEGFKHAMSSIIDSNVTVLVLGVILYVFGSGPVQGFATTLCIGILSSLFCAVLISRLIFDTLLDKKANITFGNKYTIHAFKNIAFNFVGHRKLYYTISSIIIVLGFIFYFKHGGLNLGIDFKGGRTYIVHFDKGMHTEDVKAQLAAVFPESETIVKTAGADNELKITTTFHITDSDIQADKIVENALKAGLAKTGVNYTIESNEKVGPIIASDIVYSAYGAILFSCLVMFIYIVVRFKKLNYGLGAVIALFHDVLLVLSFYTILDGVLPFSLEIGQDFIAAILTVMGYTMTETVVVFDRIREKLAESGKEDLHGKERETLINFALNSTLSRTILTSLTVFFVLLVIFIFGGASIRGFIFALLIGRIIGTYSSLCISTPIVLDLGEAKVKDKK, encoded by the coding sequence ATGCAGGGTAAAGGTTTAATTAAATTTTTGGCAATACTTTTAGGTATTGTCTGTGTGTATTATCTCTCGTTCAACTTTGTTACCTCTAAAGTTGAAAAAGACGCAAAAGCTTACGCTAAAGGGGACGTAGAAAAAGAAAAAGCTTATTTAGATTCGATGGCCACCGTGCCTGTTTATCCGCTTTTTGGATTTAATTATCAGTTCTGCAAATCAAAAGAAATTAAACTGGGGCTTGACCTTAAGGGCGGTATGAACGTAACGATGGAAATATCGTTAGGTGAACTGGTTAAATCTTTGGCCAGCAATACAGATGATGTTAATTTTAACAAAGCCCTTTCCAATGCTCAGCAACAATTAAATGCTGGTGGAAAAGATTTCATCAGTTTGTTTGTGAATGAATATGAAAAACTTGCGCCGGGTAAGAACCTGGTAGATTTTTTCTCTAATCAGGACAATGCAAAACTATTAAAACCAAATGCAAGCAATAACGAAGTAAAAAGCTTTTTATCTAAAGAAGCTACCAGTGCTATCGACCGTTCGTTCATTATCATCAGAAGCCGTATTGATGGTTTCGGTGTAGTAAGCCCGAACATGCAGAAACAGGAAGGTACCAACCGTATCCTTATCGAAATGCCGGGTGTGCAGGACAAAGAGCGTGTCCATAAATTGTTACAAGGTTCTGCCGAACTACAGTTCTGGCAGGTTTACCAGAACGAGGAAGTATATCCGGTTTTGGAAAATATCAACAAAACACTTGCCCTTACTTTAAAAGATACAACAACTGCTACAGGTGCAGCTAAAGATACTACAGCAAAAAGCGGAAGTAAACTGGCAGGACTGGCTAAAAAAGCTGATGCTAAAGATTCATTAAGCTTAAAAAACAATGAGGCAGCCAAATCTAACCCATTGTTTGCCGTATTGACACCTCCAACCTACCAATCGGAAAACGGTCAGCCGGCATTACGCCCGGGACCAGTTGTTGGCTGGACTGCGCAAAAAGATACAGCTAAAGTAAACGCCTTCTTTAAAAGACCAGAAATTGCAGCCATCATTCCTCAGAGCTATAAGTTTATGTGGAGTGCCAAACCTGCCGACCTGGGTGTGGCCAATACAAGTAAAATATTTGAACTGTATGCCATTAAAGTGACTTCATTGGATGGTAAACCAGATTTAGGTGGCGAAGCCATTAGCGATGCCCGTCATGATTATGACCAGAAAGGCAAACCTGAAGTAACCATGTACATGACCGGCGATGGTGCTGCCAAATGGAAAAAAATCACTGCAGAAGCTTCGGCGGATGCCAACAATAAAAAAGCAATCGCTATTGTACTGGACAATACTGTTTATTCTGCACCGACGGTACAAAATGAGATTCCTAACGGTATTTCTTCTATTACCGGTAACTTTACAGTAAACGACACACAGGATTTGGCCAACATCTTAAAAGCAGGTAAATTACCTGCACCGGCAAGAATTGTTGGAGAATTCGTTGTAGGTCCATCCCTTGGAGAAGTGGCCATACACAATGGCTTGCTGTCATTTGTGCTGGCCTTCGTAGTGATCCTGATCTTTATGGCTTTGTATTATAACAAAGCCGGATGGGTAGCCAACCTTGCCCTTGTGATCAACCTGTTCTTCATCATGGGTATACTGGTGTCGCTGGGTGCCGTGCTTACCTTACCGGGTATTGCCGGTATCGTACTGGTAATCGGTTTATCGGTAGATGCAAACATCCTGATCTTTGAGCGTGTAAGGGAAGAACTTACTTTAGGTAAATCTACACCTGCAGCCATTAAAGAAGGTTTCAAACATGCCATGTCGTCCATTATCGATTCAAACGTAACGGTATTGGTACTGGGTGTGATCCTTTATGTATTCGGTAGCGGCCCGGTTCAGGGTTTTGCCACCACCCTTTGTATTGGTATCCTCTCTTCTTTATTCTGTGCCGTACTGATCTCCCGTTTGATCTTCGATACCTTGTTAGACAAAAAAGCCAACATTACTTTTGGCAACAAATACACCATTCACGCATTTAAAAATATCGCTTTCAACTTTGTTGGACACAGAAAGCTTTATTATACCATATCCTCAATAATTATTGTTTTAGGTTTCATCTTCTATTTCAAACATGGCGGCTTAAACCTGGGTATCGATTTTAAAGGGGGTAGAACTTATATCGTTCACTTCGATAAAGGCATGCATACCGAAGATGTGAAAGCACAGCTGGCTGCTGTATTCCCTGAATCGGAGACCATTGTTAAAACTGCGGGTGCTGATAATGAACTGAAAATTACTACTACTTTCCACATCACAGATTCTGATATCCAGGCTGATAAAATTGTAGAAAATGCCTTAAAAGCAGGTTTGGCCAAAACAGGTGTGAATTATACTATTGAAAGTAACGAAAAGGTAGGCCCTATCATTGCAAGCGATATTGTATACAGTGCTTATGGTGCCATATTGTTCTCCTGCCTGGTAATGTTTATTTATATCGTAGTAAGGTTTAAAAAACTAAATTATGGTTTAGGTGCGGTTATCGCTTTGTTCCATGATGTATTGCTGGTACTTTCTTTCTATACCATTTTAGATGGGGTACTGCCCTTCTCATTAGAGATTGGCCAGGACTTTATAGCTGCTATTCTGACAGTTATGGGTTATACCATGACAGAAACCGTAGTTGTATTTGACAGGATCCGTGAGAAACTTGCTGAATCTGGTAAAGAAGACCTGCATGGAAAAGAAAGAGAAACACTGATTAACTTTGCGCTGAACAGTACATTAAGCCGTACTATTCTGACTTCATTAACCGTGTTCTTTGTGTTGCTGGTTATCTTTATCTTTGGTGGCGCCAGTATCCGCGGCTTTATATTTGCCCTGTTAATTGGTCGTATTATCGGTACTTATTCTTCACTGTGTATCTCTACACCAATTGTATTGGATTTGGGTGAAGCCAAAGTAAAAGACAAAAAATAA
- a CDS encoding dihydrofolate reductase — protein MTVSIVVAIAENNAIGKNNELLWHLPTDLKHFKQLTSGHTIIMGRKTFDSIGKPLPNRRNIVITRSNSLEIPGAEVVNNIDQALALCTAEKEVFIVGGAEIYRQAMDKTDKIYLTTVHAGFEGDAYFPEIDRKKWEEVDNEPHQPDEKNNLAYTFSTLLRK, from the coding sequence ATGACCGTATCCATAGTTGTGGCGATTGCCGAAAACAATGCCATCGGCAAAAACAATGAACTGTTGTGGCACCTGCCTACAGACCTGAAACATTTTAAACAGCTCACCAGCGGGCATACCATTATTATGGGCCGCAAAACCTTTGACTCCATTGGCAAACCACTACCCAACAGACGCAATATTGTAATTACCCGCTCAAACAGCCTGGAAATACCGGGGGCTGAAGTAGTGAACAACATAGATCAGGCCTTGGCGCTCTGCACAGCCGAAAAAGAGGTTTTTATAGTGGGCGGTGCAGAAATTTACAGACAGGCGATGGACAAAACGGATAAGATTTACCTGACCACGGTACATGCAGGGTTTGAGGGCGATGCTTATTTCCCCGAAATTGATCGAAAAAAATGGGAGGAAGTTGATAATGAGCCACATCAGCCCGACGAAAAAAACAACCTTGCTTACACATTTTCGACACTGCTGCGTAAATAG
- a CDS encoding thymidylate synthase translates to MKQYLDLMQHVLDHGTQKHDRTGTGTISVFGYQMRFNLQEGFPMVTTKKLHLKSIIHELIWFLSGDTNIKYLKDNGVKIWDEWADENGDLGPVYGSQWRSWPKPGGGHIDQIAQIVNTIKNNPDSRRIIVSAWNVAEVENMALPPCHAFFQFYVADGKLSCQLYQRSADIFLGVPFNIASYALLTMMVAQVCGLAYGDFIHTLGDAHLYNNHIEQTRLQLSREPRKLPVMEINPEIKDIFSFSYEDFTLKDYDPHPHIKGAVAV, encoded by the coding sequence ATGAAACAATATCTAGATCTGATGCAGCATGTGCTGGATCATGGCACACAAAAACACGACCGTACCGGAACCGGAACCATCAGCGTATTTGGCTACCAGATGCGTTTTAACCTGCAGGAAGGTTTCCCTATGGTGACCACTAAAAAACTACACCTGAAATCGATCATTCATGAACTGATCTGGTTTTTAAGTGGCGATACCAATATCAAATACCTGAAAGATAACGGGGTAAAGATATGGGACGAATGGGCGGATGAAAATGGCGACCTTGGACCGGTATACGGTTCGCAATGGCGGTCGTGGCCAAAACCCGGTGGTGGTCATATCGATCAGATTGCGCAGATTGTAAACACCATTAAAAACAATCCGGATTCGAGAAGGATCATTGTTTCGGCATGGAATGTTGCTGAAGTTGAAAACATGGCCCTACCACCTTGTCATGCCTTTTTTCAATTTTATGTGGCCGATGGAAAACTGAGCTGTCAATTGTACCAGCGCAGTGCGGATATCTTTTTAGGCGTTCCTTTTAACATTGCATCTTATGCCTTACTGACCATGATGGTGGCCCAGGTATGTGGCCTTGCTTATGGAGATTTTATCCATACCCTGGGAGATGCCCATTTGTACAATAACCACATTGAACAAACCAGGTTACAGTTGAGCCGTGAACCCAGAAAATTACCGGTCATGGAAATCAATCCTGAAATAAAAGATATATTCAGTTTCAGCTATGAAGATTTTACCCTGAAAGATTACGACCCGCATCCACACATTAAAGGAGCAGTAGCCGTATGA